In Podospora pseudopauciseta strain CBS 411.78 chromosome 2 map unlocalized CBS411.78m_2, whole genome shotgun sequence, the genomic stretch GCAGTTGCTGCATTGCTTGCTCTGAACCCAATCCTCGAGCGACTCCGAAGCACAAACTACACTTCCCGTCGGCACCTTTCACTTACACCTTGAATTATACCACACTTCCCCAAGTGTAGTTGTTTTGTACGCCATTACCGCAATGGACGAGCACCTCGCCGAAATcgtctccctcgcccaagcCAAATTCGAGtcaacaccccccaaccGTCGGCTGTGTAagtccccttcctcctccccatctcacACACCCCCATCAAACTAACCGTCCCAAAAAGTAATCGGCATCTCCGGCCCTCCCGGCTCCGGTAAACCTCCCCAtgctctccaacaacccccccccaaagcTCCTCACTAACATCtttccctcgcctcccccccagGCAAAAccaccctctcaaccctcctcaccacctccctcaactccctcctcccccaaacaacaaccttcctccccctaGACggctaccaccacccccgctcCACCCTCGACACCTTCCCCGACCCAGCCCGCGCCCATAAATATCGCGGCTCAGAACCAACCTTCAACGGCcccgccttcctctccctcgtccaATCCCTCGCCGaacccatcaccccctccacatcccccatCTACGCCCCCAGCTTCGACCACGCCGTCAAAGACCCGGTCGAGAACGCCATCGAAATCCTACCGACGCACAGGATAGTGGTTATCGAGGGGAATTGTAGGCCCCCCCTCCATTTTCCCTCACATGCGCCCCCCTTTCCTTGCTTAAAATGCTGATGATCAAATGGATAAAAAAGATATCATGCTCAACAAACCACCCTGGTCATCCATCCCGCCGTTACTGGACATCAAGATCTTCATCTCCGCGCCCGAGCCGGTTTTGCGGCAAAGGCTGGCAAGGAGACATTTGGCTGCTGGGTTAGTCGACAGtgtggagaagggggaggagagggccgATTTTAACGATGTACCCAACGGTAGACAGATCATT encodes the following:
- a CDS encoding uncharacterized protein (EggNog:ENOG503P476; COG:F; COG:H), producing the protein MDEHLAEIVSLAQAKFESTPPNRRLLIGISGPPGSGKTTLSTLLTTSLNSLLPQTTTFLPLDGYHHPRSTLDTFPDPARAHKYRGSEPTFNGPAFLSLVQSLAEPITPSTSPIYAPSFDHAVKDPVENAIEILPTHRIVVIEGNYIMLNKPPWSSIPPLLDIKIFISAPEPVLRQRLARRHLAAGLVDSVEKGEERADFNDVPNGRQIIENLVLYQGDVIQIGSTDDVTWGPVSSSSM